In Streptomyces capitiformicae, one genomic interval encodes:
- a CDS encoding AMP-binding protein produces the protein MSIGTIWEAVSRALPDAVAIVEPGRELTYREFDDRASRLAAALEDAGVRAGDTVACYLYNGAAYLETVYAAFKIGAVPANANYRYTGEELSELLTDADAAALVFGGALADRVTHAARHVRTLKLLVRAGDPPAEGPAGPDVPELEELLAAYAPRAARPRPGSDRLFMYTGGTTGKPKGVMWQLGDLLHSIPILRQAGVTELPKTLDEAASVALAAHNEGRAPTTMPVVPLMHATGLFNTMGTLLVGGRAVMARQGGLDPAHVWQTLAEREVDTLLVAGNAVCRPLVDELVRAEDAGTPYDLGSLRTILSSGTALDDRLKAALHERSSVTVVDAIASSEGGPFALAVTSSVRELPARFYPVSATRVIGDCDRFVEPGSGETGILAYCGPMPLGYYKDTGKSARTFRTIDGVRYSIPGDLAQIEADGAIRFLGRGSGVINTGGEKVHPQEVENVLLTHPDVTDCVVVGVPDETWGERVAAVVAVAPGAATTGEELSDWVRRSLAGYKVPRSVVLTGALPRTPTGKLELAWARRTVQKADWSGS, from the coding sequence GTGTCCATCGGCACCATCTGGGAGGCGGTCTCCCGCGCCCTGCCCGATGCCGTCGCCATCGTCGAGCCCGGTCGTGAACTGACCTACCGGGAGTTCGACGATCGCGCGTCACGGCTGGCCGCCGCGCTGGAAGATGCCGGGGTGCGGGCGGGCGACACAGTGGCCTGCTACCTGTACAACGGCGCCGCGTATCTGGAGACGGTCTATGCCGCGTTCAAGATCGGCGCCGTCCCCGCGAACGCCAACTACCGCTACACCGGTGAGGAGTTGTCCGAACTGCTCACGGACGCCGACGCGGCGGCACTCGTCTTCGGCGGCGCCCTGGCCGACCGGGTCACGCACGCCGCCCGACACGTCCGCACACTGAAGCTGCTCGTGAGGGCGGGGGATCCGCCCGCCGAAGGCCCGGCCGGGCCGGACGTGCCCGAGCTGGAAGAGCTGCTCGCGGCGTACGCACCCCGCGCGGCCCGGCCCCGGCCCGGATCGGACCGGCTCTTCATGTACACCGGCGGCACCACGGGCAAGCCCAAGGGCGTGATGTGGCAGCTCGGCGACCTGCTCCACTCCATTCCGATCCTCCGGCAGGCCGGCGTCACAGAACTGCCGAAAACGCTCGACGAAGCCGCGTCGGTCGCGCTCGCCGCCCACAACGAAGGCAGAGCTCCCACCACGATGCCGGTCGTCCCTCTGATGCACGCCACCGGACTGTTCAACACCATGGGCACCCTGCTGGTGGGCGGCCGGGCGGTCATGGCACGGCAGGGCGGACTGGATCCGGCCCACGTCTGGCAGACGCTCGCCGAGCGCGAGGTCGACACACTGCTCGTCGCGGGCAACGCCGTCTGCCGACCGCTCGTCGACGAACTGGTGCGCGCCGAAGACGCCGGCACACCGTACGACCTGGGTTCCCTTCGCACGATCCTCAGCTCCGGCACCGCGCTCGACGACCGGCTGAAGGCGGCGCTGCACGAACGCTCCTCCGTCACGGTCGTCGACGCCATCGCCTCCAGCGAGGGTGGTCCCTTCGCCCTGGCGGTCACCTCCTCGGTACGGGAGCTGCCGGCCCGGTTCTATCCGGTGTCCGCGACCAGGGTGATCGGCGACTGCGACCGTTTCGTCGAGCCCGGCAGCGGTGAGACGGGGATCCTCGCCTACTGCGGGCCGATGCCGCTCGGCTACTACAAGGACACCGGGAAGAGCGCGCGGACGTTCCGCACCATCGACGGGGTCCGGTACTCCATTCCCGGCGATCTCGCCCAGATCGAGGCCGACGGCGCGATCAGGTTCCTCGGGCGGGGCTCGGGCGTGATCAACACCGGTGGGGAGAAGGTGCACCCACAGGAGGTGGAGAACGTGCTGCTGACGCACCCCGATGTGACGGACTGCGTGGTCGTGGGTGTACCAGACGAGACATGGGGTGAGCGGGTTGCGGCCGTCGTGGCGGTCGCGCCGGGTGCCGCCACCACCGGTGAGGAACTCTCCGACTGGGTCCGGCGGAGCCTCGCCGGCTACAAGGTCCCGCGGTCCGTCGTGCTGACGGGAGCCCTGCCCCGTACGCCGACGGGCAAGCTCGAACTCGCCTGGGCCAGAAGAACGGTCCAGAAGGCCGACTGGTCCGGAAGCTGA
- a CDS encoding sensor histidine kinase — MPGSSLVGWGDVAAAAMDGLAVVDSAGRFVQLNPAAVALCGERREADLIGVPSPFALTRKPTACPGLLEDEPDEQVAYWATGSGERRAFAYRARGLPRDPSLQVVSFRDVTDEGHRYRRVAAIARTSVALASEGSLGSTLDAVARQIVQTDGLAGVQILTLDSTGRELRLMGSAGLRRSDTFLDRLLECRDRGARLCMLDTLRERTPIVVPHRWAQIREDPSWEPLHDYLGELTWDSFVSMPLTVRGRAEGVLNAYFAPGQEVGTRTLEFLAAMAEQAALAVDYATLLQRERDGARQDERQRLARDLHDSIVQQVFSIGMQANAVGVLGTRGVPVPAEAVQRFADEIGTLSRTVLADLRAMVHELRPSSTADLGLEETVNTLVKSTENRTGLYFRLRFGQGLDTIDPELAEDAYRIVAEAIHNVVKHAEATFAVVRLDVHGHTLTASVSDNGRGLRDPSGHPVPPEGGRSIGAGGDMAGYGLTTMRERAERWGGTMRIRSRAEKGTTVRVVIPLPVQVPDSSPEDPDSSANTPLTVPL; from the coding sequence ATGCCCGGTTCATCACTCGTCGGGTGGGGGGATGTCGCGGCCGCGGCGATGGACGGCCTCGCCGTGGTGGACAGCGCCGGCCGCTTCGTCCAGCTGAACCCCGCGGCGGTCGCGCTGTGCGGCGAGCGCAGGGAGGCCGACCTGATCGGTGTCCCCTCTCCGTTCGCTCTCACGAGGAAGCCCACCGCCTGCCCGGGGTTGCTGGAGGACGAGCCGGACGAGCAGGTGGCCTACTGGGCGACCGGCTCGGGAGAACGGCGCGCGTTCGCCTACCGGGCCCGCGGCCTGCCGAGAGACCCGAGTCTGCAGGTCGTCTCGTTTCGTGACGTGACCGACGAGGGACACCGTTACCGCAGGGTCGCGGCGATCGCACGGACCTCCGTAGCCCTGGCCTCCGAAGGATCACTGGGTTCCACCCTGGACGCCGTCGCCCGGCAGATCGTCCAGACCGACGGACTGGCCGGGGTGCAGATCCTGACCCTGGACAGCACGGGCCGGGAACTGCGGCTGATGGGCTCCGCGGGGCTACGACGCTCGGACACGTTCCTCGACCGCCTGCTGGAGTGCCGCGACCGAGGCGCCCGGCTGTGCATGCTCGACACCTTGAGGGAACGCACACCGATCGTCGTCCCCCACCGGTGGGCCCAGATCCGCGAGGACCCGTCCTGGGAACCGCTGCACGACTACCTCGGCGAACTGACGTGGGACTCCTTCGTCAGCATGCCGCTGACGGTGCGCGGCCGTGCCGAAGGCGTGCTGAACGCGTACTTCGCACCGGGACAGGAGGTCGGCACCCGGACGTTGGAGTTCCTCGCCGCCATGGCCGAACAAGCTGCCCTCGCCGTCGACTACGCCACACTGCTGCAGCGCGAGCGCGACGGAGCGCGCCAGGACGAACGCCAGCGCCTCGCCCGGGATCTGCACGACTCGATCGTCCAGCAGGTGTTCTCGATCGGCATGCAGGCCAACGCGGTGGGAGTACTGGGGACGCGTGGTGTGCCGGTGCCCGCCGAGGCCGTCCAGCGCTTCGCGGACGAGATCGGAACGCTTTCGCGGACCGTCCTTGCCGACCTGAGGGCCATGGTGCACGAACTGCGCCCGTCGTCCACCGCCGACCTCGGACTGGAGGAGACGGTGAACACGCTCGTCAAGAGCACCGAGAACCGGACCGGTCTGTACTTCCGGCTCCGGTTCGGACAAGGGCTGGACACGATCGACCCCGAACTCGCCGAGGACGCCTACCGGATCGTCGCGGAGGCCATCCACAACGTGGTCAAACACGCGGAGGCCACCTTCGCCGTCGTCCGCCTCGACGTCCACGGTCACACACTGACCGCGAGCGTCTCCGACAACGGTCGCGGACTGCGGGACCCGAGCGGGCACCCGGTTCCTCCCGAGGGCGGCCGGAGCATCGGCGCAGGGGGAGACATGGCGGGCTACGGACTGACGACCATGCGGGAAAGGGCGGAACGATGGGGCGGCACCATGAGGATCAGGTCGCGCGCGGAGAAGGGTACGACCGTGCGCGTGGTCATACCCCTGCCCGTACAGGTGCCGGACTCGTCCCCCGAGGACCCGGACAGCTCCGCGAACACCCCACTGACGGTGCCGCTCTGA
- a CDS encoding response regulator, which yields MLIVDDHAVVRRGIRAYLEVLDDMEAAAEAADGQEALARLDTMAAHGELPDVVLIDLLMPRMDGSTAIGLIKERHPGVRVVVLTSFGEMERVHAALAQGAAGYLLKDAEAGEVVSAIRAAARGEVFLDPAVARGLTQEIVSPPTGLVSLTSRERDVLVLVAEGRSNQQVADELVISERTARTHVSNVLRKLRLTSRTQAALFAVRQGLVPPRG from the coding sequence GTGCTGATCGTGGACGACCACGCCGTCGTACGCCGTGGCATCCGCGCCTACCTGGAAGTCCTGGACGACATGGAGGCCGCCGCGGAAGCGGCCGACGGGCAGGAGGCGCTCGCCCGGCTGGACACGATGGCGGCCCACGGCGAACTGCCGGACGTGGTGCTGATCGACCTGCTCATGCCCCGGATGGACGGTTCCACCGCGATCGGCCTGATCAAGGAACGGCACCCCGGGGTGCGCGTCGTGGTGCTCACCAGCTTCGGCGAGATGGAGCGCGTCCACGCCGCCCTCGCGCAGGGGGCCGCGGGTTATCTGCTCAAGGACGCGGAGGCCGGCGAGGTGGTCTCCGCGATCCGCGCGGCGGCACGCGGAGAGGTCTTCCTCGACCCCGCGGTGGCTCGGGGGCTCACCCAGGAGATCGTCTCGCCGCCGACCGGGCTCGTCTCGCTCACCAGCCGCGAGCGAGACGTCCTCGTCCTCGTCGCCGAGGGACGGTCCAACCAGCAGGTCGCCGACGAGCTGGTGATCAGCGAGCGTACGGCCCGTACGCACGTCAGCAATGTGCTGCGCAAACTCCGTCTCACGTCGCGGACCCAGGCGGCGCTGTTCGCCGTACGGCAGGGACTGGTACCGCCGCGCGGCTGA
- a CDS encoding serine/threonine-protein kinase codes for MSTSGAEEGAPEMPRLPAGFRIDGWELNAVIGSGGWGTVYEARAVADGTIAAVKVLPTGALAPGQRAALGELVAREVRFSAEADHPHLVRTHAVCTVDAPDLPALDGAIALVMDRAEASLRQALDAAGTGGPIPDAERILRGVAAGLAHMHGAGWVHGDLKPANVLLGAAGAVWLADFGLATELEGTHAYVPPLGTLDHVPPEWWSQRTGADGTVVRPTADIWAFGVLAHQVLTGGLHPFPGATARARSLAAQAYARGTVPLRLDAGLDENWRRIIADCLVPDHAGRMRHTAASLSARIEQLASPRGRRRLLPVAAGALAAVSAAAVAGAVLLGGGADDEDDKGRGTPAVVTGARSPAAGEIPEDSDVPEALRPVIAKAAHRCTDAEVTPAFLAAMLKAESGFDVNAARPASDEYGIAMWTPSVFRAWAVDGDGDGDKDYRSPPDAISTMSLYVCWLDQQFKKADMPAKDLPALMAAGYRTSDRTVITEGGVPERVRPHVEKVLRYLADYER; via the coding sequence GTGAGCACGTCAGGCGCCGAGGAGGGCGCCCCCGAGATGCCGCGGCTGCCGGCAGGTTTCCGCATCGACGGCTGGGAGTTGAACGCCGTCATCGGGTCGGGCGGCTGGGGGACCGTGTACGAGGCCCGCGCGGTCGCGGACGGCACGATCGCGGCGGTGAAGGTGCTGCCGACCGGTGCCCTGGCGCCCGGTCAGCGTGCCGCGCTCGGTGAACTGGTCGCGCGCGAGGTGCGGTTCAGCGCTGAAGCGGACCATCCGCACCTCGTACGGACGCATGCCGTGTGCACCGTGGACGCGCCGGATCTGCCCGCGCTGGACGGGGCGATCGCGCTCGTCATGGACCGTGCCGAGGCCAGTCTGCGGCAGGCACTGGACGCCGCCGGGACGGGCGGCCCGATCCCGGACGCCGAGCGGATCCTGCGCGGCGTCGCCGCCGGGCTCGCCCATATGCACGGCGCCGGTTGGGTGCACGGCGACCTCAAGCCCGCCAACGTGCTGCTGGGCGCGGCCGGAGCGGTCTGGCTCGCCGACTTCGGCCTTGCCACCGAACTCGAGGGCACCCACGCCTATGTGCCGCCGCTCGGCACGCTCGACCATGTGCCGCCCGAGTGGTGGTCCCAGCGCACCGGAGCCGACGGGACGGTGGTGCGGCCGACCGCCGACATCTGGGCCTTCGGTGTCCTGGCCCACCAGGTGCTCACCGGCGGCCTGCACCCGTTCCCCGGCGCCACCGCGCGCGCCCGCTCGCTCGCCGCGCAGGCCTACGCCCGCGGCACCGTACCGCTGCGTCTGGACGCCGGACTCGACGAGAACTGGCGCCGAATCATCGCGGACTGTCTGGTCCCCGACCACGCGGGTCGCATGCGCCACACCGCCGCGAGCCTCTCCGCCCGCATCGAGCAACTGGCAAGCCCGCGTGGCCGACGCCGGCTGCTGCCGGTCGCCGCCGGGGCGCTCGCTGCGGTGTCGGCCGCCGCCGTCGCCGGCGCCGTGCTGCTCGGCGGCGGGGCTGACGACGAGGACGACAAGGGGCGCGGCACACCGGCCGTCGTCACCGGCGCGCGCAGCCCGGCCGCCGGGGAGATCCCGGAGGACTCCGACGTACCCGAAGCACTGCGGCCGGTCATCGCGAAGGCCGCCCACCGCTGCACCGACGCGGAGGTCACGCCCGCGTTTCTCGCCGCCATGCTCAAGGCGGAGAGCGGGTTCGACGTGAACGCAGCCCGCCCGGCGAGCGACGAGTACGGCATCGCCATGTGGACGCCGTCGGTGTTCCGGGCCTGGGCGGTCGACGGCGACGGCGACGGGGACAAGGACTACCGGTCGCCACCGGACGCGATCTCCACGATGTCGCTGTACGTGTGCTGGCTCGACCAGCAGTTCAAGAAGGCCGACATGCCCGCCAAGGATCTTCCCGCGCTGATGGCGGCCGGCTACCGCACGAGCGACCGCACGGTCATCACGGAGGGCGGCGTCCCCGAACGGGTGCGGCCCCACGTCGAGAAAGTGCTCCGCTACCTCGCCGACTACGAGCGGTGA
- a CDS encoding serine/threonine protein kinase, which yields METIIVHPPGPSRPGEVDAAGPELLHMGPGDVADFGRGVPGGRDISIVLPDPGISRRAGRLEAAEDYWRLSNFSRDTAYAIENLEGAGEYITVAPGRLGAPVPFEFSRVVLPALSGTVDFKVFAPQHAYLDERSSPGAGELTVHPYALDATAKYFLVLVALCEPRLRDTSDSTLPGAGDIAERLRPLESCRGLTRSAVNYHIDYLAFAKLRLDVGDEPGADGNARTGAKRARLASLALRFGLVREEHLALLPSRRRPVPQTSDA from the coding sequence ATGGAAACGATCATTGTGCACCCGCCCGGCCCGTCACGGCCGGGTGAAGTCGACGCGGCCGGGCCCGAGTTGCTGCATATGGGACCGGGCGACGTGGCCGACTTCGGACGCGGAGTGCCCGGCGGACGGGACATCTCCATCGTTCTGCCCGATCCCGGGATCTCCCGGCGGGCGGGGCGACTGGAGGCGGCCGAGGACTACTGGCGGCTGTCGAATTTCAGCCGTGACACCGCGTATGCGATCGAGAACTTGGAGGGTGCCGGCGAGTACATCACCGTCGCGCCCGGCCGGCTCGGAGCGCCGGTCCCCTTCGAGTTCTCCCGAGTTGTCCTGCCCGCGCTGTCCGGGACCGTCGACTTCAAGGTGTTCGCCCCGCAGCACGCCTATCTGGACGAGCGGTCCTCGCCCGGCGCAGGGGAGTTGACCGTGCATCCCTACGCGCTCGATGCGACGGCGAAGTACTTCCTGGTGCTGGTGGCCCTGTGCGAGCCGCGGCTGCGCGACACCTCGGACAGCACGCTGCCGGGCGCCGGGGACATCGCGGAGCGGCTCCGCCCGCTGGAGAGCTGCCGTGGTCTGACCCGCTCCGCGGTGAACTACCACATCGACTATCTGGCCTTCGCCAAGCTGCGTCTGGACGTCGGCGACGAGCCCGGAGCGGACGGCAACGCTCGCACGGGTGCCAAGCGTGCCCGACTGGCCTCCCTCGCCCTGCGCTTCGGCCTGGTGCGCGAGGAGCATCTCGCCCTGTTGCCGTCCCGCAGACGGCCCGTCCCGCAGACGAGCGACGCGTGA
- a CDS encoding serine hydrolase, producing MPPTPPTGETVRPGDEFRIASASKTFVATVVLQLAGEGRLWWTASSAAMCLSSCSR from the coding sequence GTGCCGCCGACACCGCCCACCGGCGAGACCGTCCGCCCCGGCGACGAGTTCCGGATCGCCAGCGCCAGTAAGACGTTCGTCGCCACGGTGGTGCTGCAACTGGCCGGTGAGGGGAGGCTGTGGTGGACCGCTTCCAGCGCGGCGATGTGCCTGTCTTCCTGCTCTCGCTGA
- a CDS encoding AfsR/SARP family transcriptional regulator, protein MTDLLSPSTPHHSSSAAHPADLSFELLGEVRGWRDGIELPLGAPRQRALLAVLLLRAGSPVGRDYLIDGIWGDSTVLDGANLVQAYVSKLRKLFEPDRRPRTAGGVLTRVGASYRLSIGLQQCDLGRFEQSVADARALWDAGQLDAAERTLAAALSQWPGPALTGVTGPLLDVERTRLAELRLAVVEEHTELALELGGHARLVPHLLVLTAEHPYRERLWALLMAALYRGSRQADALAAYQRARHALMENLGLLPGPELRGVEEAILARRPDPFARVTTPAEGPGRATEPRHPHLTLVGPAPLATPSAPHSTTRGPGSAGATRLAR, encoded by the coding sequence ATGACTGACCTTCTGTCTCCTTCGACCCCGCACCACTCCTCCTCTGCTGCGCACCCGGCCGATCTCAGCTTCGAACTGCTGGGCGAGGTCCGGGGCTGGCGCGACGGCATCGAGCTGCCGCTCGGCGCGCCCCGCCAACGGGCCCTGCTCGCCGTCCTGCTGCTGCGGGCCGGTTCCCCCGTGGGCCGCGACTACCTGATCGACGGGATCTGGGGCGACTCCACTGTGCTGGACGGCGCCAACCTGGTGCAGGCGTATGTCTCCAAGCTGCGCAAGCTGTTCGAACCCGACCGGAGGCCGCGCACCGCCGGCGGCGTGCTCACCCGGGTCGGCGCCTCCTACCGGCTGTCCATCGGCCTCCAGCAGTGCGACCTCGGCCGGTTCGAGCAATCCGTGGCCGACGCCCGGGCGCTGTGGGACGCCGGGCAGCTCGACGCCGCCGAACGGACCCTGGCGGCCGCCCTGTCGCAGTGGCCCGGCCCCGCGCTCACCGGAGTGACCGGCCCGCTGCTCGATGTCGAACGCACCAGGCTCGCGGAGCTGCGGCTGGCGGTCGTCGAGGAGCACACCGAGCTCGCGCTCGAACTCGGTGGCCATGCCCGGCTGGTGCCGCACCTGCTCGTCCTCACCGCCGAACACCCGTACCGCGAGCGGCTCTGGGCGCTGCTCATGGCCGCGCTCTACCGCGGCAGCCGACAGGCCGACGCACTGGCCGCCTACCAGCGGGCCCGGCACGCTCTGATGGAGAACCTGGGCCTGCTGCCCGGCCCCGAACTGCGCGGGGTCGAGGAGGCGATCCTGGCGCGGCGCCCCGATCCGTTCGCCCGCGTCACCACCCCGGCCGAAGGCCCGGGCAGGGCTACGGAACCTCGCCACCCCCACCTGACCCTGGTGGGCCCCGCCCCGCTCGCCACCCCGTCGGCACCGCACTCCACGACCCGGGGCCCCGGGAGCGCCGGGGCGACCCGCCTGGCCCGCTGA
- a CDS encoding penicillin acylase family protein, with protein MTVQSDTAPPDDPRPATEPEAAAEATADSGTAGSDGDEGKPALPVRRRRLRRILVRTAVVLTALVLLVAGSVFGYAYWTVRQSLPQLSGSTSVPGLAGEARIVRDGSGIPQIYAGTAHDLFMAQGYAMAQDRFWQMDTQRHVTSGRLAEMFGPSQVQTDKVARTFGWYRVAEQEVTLLSPQTRAYLRAFSDGVNAYLAQNEGAELSVEYPVLGFVSGDYRPEPWTPADSVSWLKTMAWNLNTGMIDQFQHAMLAARLPAGAAGDLFPGYDYTRWSPIVPDRVPGAASGTAATQASAPAASAPAPSTAAAGAPPGVSAEAAPALADSARVRDVLAAVLGPQGIGIGSNSWVVAGSRTTTGKPLLENDPHLAPSLPGIWYQVGLHCTRTGPDCPYDVTGLTFAGMPGVVLGHNAHISWGFTDLGAADSDLFVEKISGSTYEHRGKQKPLGVRKERIEVAGAPAVDITVRSTLHGPLISDVLKSADEVADEGKEPGVPPRGPRDDYAVAMQWTALDPAPTMDALFALNRAENWDEFRAAAEVFASPVQNMIYADTAGNIGYQTPGRIPVRKAGDSRHPVPGWTGAYDWTGYLPFDKLPTSFNPPEGYIVTANNAVVGPEYPHLIGSNWGTGYRSRRIAQLIEQGGRLDVAAMERITQDSWNGNAANLVPALLRTEVGDDTEPAQDLLRGWDFTQGADSAPAAYFNSVWRALLKNAFTDRLSRAGVKRYAYPDGGGRWFDVVRGLLDEPDSIWWTSATDPSVRGRDAMLRESMEQAAGDLRRRLGDDPRKWRWGALHTLTLENPTLGTGGPAPLRWLLNADPVEVGGGTDSVLANGWVPQKGFEVIWVPSMRMVVDLGDFERSRWVNLTGASGHTGADTYTDQVGLWAEGGSLPWPYGPQEVDAAARDRLRLTP; from the coding sequence ATGACAGTCCAGTCCGACACGGCCCCGCCGGACGATCCCCGTCCCGCCACCGAACCCGAGGCCGCCGCGGAGGCCACGGCCGACAGCGGCACAGCCGGGAGCGACGGCGACGAGGGCAAGCCCGCGCTCCCCGTCCGGCGCAGACGCCTGCGGCGGATCCTCGTCCGTACCGCGGTCGTCCTCACCGCCCTGGTGCTGCTGGTGGCCGGCAGCGTATTCGGGTACGCGTACTGGACCGTCCGGCAGTCGCTGCCGCAGTTGTCCGGCAGCACCAGCGTGCCCGGTCTGGCGGGCGAGGCCCGGATCGTCAGGGATGGCTCCGGCATCCCGCAGATCTACGCCGGCACCGCGCACGACCTGTTCATGGCCCAGGGGTACGCCATGGCCCAGGACCGGTTCTGGCAGATGGACACCCAACGGCACGTCACTTCGGGCCGGCTCGCCGAGATGTTCGGCCCGAGCCAGGTACAGACCGACAAGGTGGCGCGCACCTTCGGCTGGTACCGGGTGGCCGAGCAGGAGGTCACCCTGCTGTCGCCGCAGACCCGGGCGTACCTTCGGGCCTTCTCCGACGGAGTGAACGCCTACCTCGCCCAGAACGAGGGGGCCGAGCTGTCGGTGGAGTACCCGGTGCTCGGCTTCGTCTCCGGCGACTACCGGCCGGAGCCGTGGACCCCGGCCGATTCGGTGTCCTGGCTGAAGACCATGGCCTGGAACCTCAACACCGGCATGATCGACCAGTTCCAGCACGCGATGCTGGCGGCCCGGCTGCCCGCCGGTGCGGCCGGCGACCTCTTCCCCGGCTACGACTACACGCGCTGGTCGCCGATCGTCCCCGACCGCGTACCAGGGGCCGCGTCCGGCACGGCGGCGACCCAGGCCTCGGCCCCCGCTGCCTCGGCCCCCGCTCCCTCGACGGCAGCTGCCGGAGCGCCGCCCGGCGTTTCCGCCGAGGCCGCTCCCGCGCTGGCCGACAGCGCGCGGGTACGCGATGTGCTGGCCGCAGTTCTCGGCCCGCAGGGCATCGGCATCGGCTCCAACTCCTGGGTGGTGGCGGGCAGTCGTACCACCACGGGCAAGCCGCTGCTGGAGAACGACCCGCACCTGGCCCCCTCGCTACCGGGCATCTGGTACCAGGTCGGACTGCACTGCACCCGGACCGGCCCCGACTGCCCGTACGACGTCACCGGCCTCACCTTCGCCGGCATGCCGGGCGTGGTGCTCGGCCACAACGCCCATATCTCCTGGGGCTTCACAGACCTGGGCGCCGCCGACTCCGACCTGTTCGTGGAGAAGATCAGCGGGTCCACCTACGAACACCGGGGGAAGCAGAAGCCCCTGGGTGTCCGTAAGGAGCGGATCGAAGTGGCCGGGGCCCCCGCCGTCGACATCACCGTCCGCTCGACCCTGCACGGCCCGCTGATCTCCGACGTGCTCAAGTCGGCCGACGAGGTGGCGGACGAGGGCAAGGAGCCCGGCGTCCCACCACGCGGCCCGCGGGACGACTACGCGGTCGCCATGCAGTGGACCGCACTCGACCCCGCGCCCACCATGGACGCCCTCTTCGCCCTGAACCGGGCCGAGAACTGGGACGAGTTCCGAGCGGCCGCCGAGGTCTTCGCCTCACCGGTGCAGAACATGATCTACGCGGACACGGCCGGCAACATCGGTTACCAGACGCCGGGCCGCATACCCGTCCGCAAGGCGGGCGACAGTCGCCACCCGGTGCCGGGCTGGACCGGGGCCTACGACTGGACCGGGTACCTTCCCTTCGACAAACTGCCCACGAGCTTCAATCCGCCGGAGGGCTACATCGTCACCGCCAACAACGCGGTGGTCGGGCCCGAGTACCCGCACCTGATCGGCAGCAACTGGGGCACCGGCTACCGCAGCCGGCGGATCGCCCAACTCATCGAGCAGGGCGGCAGGCTGGATGTCGCGGCGATGGAGCGGATCACTCAGGACAGCTGGAACGGCAACGCCGCCAACCTGGTGCCGGCGCTGCTCAGGACCGAGGTCGGCGACGACACCGAACCCGCCCAGGACCTGCTGCGCGGCTGGGACTTCACCCAGGGCGCCGACTCGGCACCGGCCGCCTACTTCAACTCGGTGTGGCGCGCACTGCTGAAGAACGCGTTCACCGACCGGCTGTCCCGGGCCGGCGTCAAGAGGTACGCCTACCCGGACGGCGGGGGCCGCTGGTTCGATGTGGTGCGCGGCCTGCTCGACGAGCCGGACAGCATCTGGTGGACCAGCGCCACCGACCCTTCCGTGCGCGGCCGGGACGCGATGTTGCGCGAGTCGATGGAGCAGGCCGCCGGCGACCTGCGGCGGCGCCTCGGCGACGATCCTCGGAAGTGGCGTTGGGGCGCCCTGCACACCCTGACGCTGGAGAACCCGACCTTGGGCACCGGCGGCCCGGCCCCGCTGCGGTGGCTGCTGAACGCCGACCCGGTCGAGGTCGGCGGCGGCACGGACTCTGTGCTGGCCAATGGCTGGGTCCCGCAGAAGGGGTTTGAGGTGATCTGGGTGCCCTCCATGCGGATGGTGGTGGACCTGGGGGACTTCGAGCGCTCCCGCTGGGTCAACCTGACCGGCGCGTCCGGCCACACCGGTGCGGACACCTACACCGACCAGGTCGGCCTTTGGGCCGAGGGCGGCAGTCTGCCCTGGCCGTACGGACCGCAAGAGGTGGACGCGGCGGCCCGCGATCGGCTGCGTCTCACTCCCTGA